The following proteins are co-located in the Citrobacter freundii ATCC 8090 = MTCC 1658 = NBRC 12681 genome:
- a CDS encoding ABC transporter permease produces MLYNPTPTLIRLLLSFSCLLFIAVYGAAMLDNPLSVNLLARHLPPDALYWFGTDNLGRDLWIRCFQGALTSLQIGIGAALCSGFIALVMAAVSRIHPRLDVLMRLITDAMLSMPHLLLLILICFTLGGGKNGVIMAVALTHWPRLALILRAEAQRVAHSDYLTLTWRLGHGHFYCWRHHYLPALLPQWLTGTLLMFPHAVLHSAALSFLGFGLAPHEPSLGLLLADALRFISHGDWWLVLFPGLMLFSLVMLFDQLARAVHRLWLRGDAC; encoded by the coding sequence ATGCTCTATAACCCGACGCCGACGCTGATTCGTCTTTTGCTCTCTTTTAGCTGCCTGTTATTCATTGCAGTGTATGGTGCCGCAATGCTGGATAACCCGTTGAGCGTTAATCTGCTCGCCCGGCATTTACCGCCTGATGCGCTGTACTGGTTTGGCACCGACAACCTTGGTCGCGACCTGTGGATCCGTTGTTTTCAGGGTGCACTAACCAGTCTGCAAATTGGTATTGGTGCGGCGTTGTGTAGCGGTTTCATCGCGTTAGTGATGGCGGCGGTTTCGCGCATACATCCGCGTCTGGATGTGCTTATGCGCCTGATTACCGATGCCATGCTGTCGATGCCGCATCTGCTGTTGCTCATTTTGATCTGTTTTACGCTGGGCGGTGGGAAAAACGGCGTGATTATGGCGGTTGCGCTGACCCACTGGCCGCGTTTGGCGCTAATCCTGCGTGCTGAAGCGCAGCGCGTGGCCCACAGTGACTACTTGACGCTGACCTGGCGTCTGGGGCACGGCCATTTTTACTGCTGGCGACATCACTATCTACCCGCCTTATTACCTCAATGGCTAACGGGAACACTACTGATGTTTCCCCACGCGGTGTTGCACAGTGCGGCGTTAAGCTTCCTCGGTTTTGGGCTGGCACCGCATGAACCGTCACTGGGACTGCTGCTGGCGGATGCGCTGAGATTTATCAGTCATGGCGATTGGTGGTTGGTGCTGTTTCCAGGACTGATGCTGTTCAGTCTGGTGATGTTATTCGATCAGCTCGCAAGGGCGGTACATCGTTTATGGTTACGAGGTGACGCATGTTGA
- a CDS encoding ATP-binding cassette domain-containing protein — MLSLRQVSLEVARYRWYGARNWSSLLQDISFDVAPGQMVALVGGSGEGKSLLLQCLLDLLPENLRFQGTITLEGKTLNSDDIRKCRGNTFSYVPQGVQALNPLLSIEKHLRRACQLSGQQWNAGKIERLLQRSRLESRVLDAFPRQLSGGMAKRVLACHASLSQARYILADEITAWLDAPLANQLLEQLREQCEQGAGVLWVTHDLTLAARHADRIVALHQGRVSDNVSREQLLRGEISEHLQRQWRALPERNQLFGERDVVLS, encoded by the coding sequence ATGTTGAGTTTAAGACAGGTCTCGCTGGAGGTGGCGCGTTATCGCTGGTATGGCGCGAGAAACTGGTCTTCGCTGTTGCAGGATATCTCTTTCGACGTGGCACCGGGTCAAATGGTGGCGTTAGTGGGAGGAAGCGGGGAGGGTAAGAGCCTGCTGCTGCAATGCCTGCTCGATCTCTTACCAGAGAATTTGCGCTTCCAGGGCACTATCACGCTGGAGGGAAAAACGCTGAACAGCGATGATATTCGCAAATGTCGTGGCAATACCTTCAGCTATGTCCCGCAAGGCGTTCAGGCGCTTAACCCGCTGCTCTCGATTGAAAAGCATCTGCGCAGGGCATGCCAGCTTTCTGGCCAACAATGGAATGCCGGAAAAATTGAACGATTGCTCCAGCGTAGCCGACTGGAAAGTCGCGTATTAGATGCTTTTCCGCGCCAGCTTTCAGGCGGTATGGCGAAACGTGTCCTGGCCTGTCATGCGTCTCTGAGTCAGGCTCGCTATATTCTGGCGGATGAAATTACCGCCTGGCTTGATGCACCTCTGGCTAATCAACTCCTTGAACAGTTGCGTGAGCAATGTGAGCAAGGGGCTGGCGTTTTATGGGTAACGCATGACCTCACGCTGGCGGCCCGCCATGCGGATCGTATTGTCGCGCTGCATCAGGGAAGGGTGTCGGATAACGTCAGCCGGGAACAGCTGTTACGCGGAGAGATTAGCGAACATCTGCAACGACAATGGCGGGCGCTGCCTGAAAGAAATCAACTTTTTGGAGAGCGCGATGTTGTGCTGTCGTGA
- a CDS encoding ATP-binding cassette domain-containing protein has product MLCCRDVTIRQGEKVLWQNLTFSLHPGERIGICAPSGTGKTTLGRVLAGWQKPTSGDILVDEQPLPMHQYCPVQLVPQHPELTFNPRRSTGDAVHDAWRPDAEMLTRLHINPEWLTRRPGQLSGGELARIALLRALDPRTRFLIADEITAQLDPSIQRDIWALLLEECQHRPLAMLIISHQQALLEQLCSSKLLVT; this is encoded by the coding sequence ATGTTGTGCTGTCGTGATGTAACAATCCGTCAGGGAGAAAAGGTTCTGTGGCAAAATCTGACCTTCTCTCTACACCCTGGAGAACGTATTGGGATTTGTGCGCCAAGTGGGACGGGCAAAACGACGCTGGGACGCGTGCTGGCGGGCTGGCAGAAACCAACTTCGGGTGACATTCTGGTTGATGAACAACCGTTGCCGATGCACCAGTATTGCCCGGTGCAACTGGTGCCACAGCATCCGGAATTAACTTTTAACCCCCGACGCAGCACCGGTGATGCGGTTCATGATGCCTGGCGACCGGATGCTGAAATGCTTACCCGTCTTCACATCAACCCAGAGTGGTTAACTCGCCGCCCCGGACAACTTTCTGGCGGTGAACTGGCGCGAATTGCTTTACTTCGTGCGCTGGACCCGCGGACACGTTTTCTTATTGCTGATGAAATTACCGCCCAGCTCGATCCTTCCATTCAACGGGATATCTGGGCGCTGCTGCTTGAAGAATGCCAGCATCGGCCATTGGCTATGCTGATTATCAGCCATCAACAGGCCCTGCTTGAGCAGCTTTGTTCCAGCAAACTCCTTGTAACGTGA
- the zinT gene encoding metal-binding protein ZinT: protein MAICIKKLTIALGMLVVSGSVMAHGHHSHGAPMSEAEQKASEGVFDDNQVQNRALTDWDGMWQSVYPYLVSGELDPVFKKKAEKDKSKTAEQIKDYYRKGYATNVDTIGIENDVMEFHTGNQVASCKYDYAGYKILHYKSGKKGVRYLFECKDANSKAPKYVQFSDHIIAPRKSSHFHIFMGNTSQAALLEEMENWPTYYPYQLKGEEVVDEMLHH, encoded by the coding sequence TTGGCTATTTGTATTAAAAAACTGACAATTGCTCTGGGGATGCTTGTAGTCAGTGGTTCGGTTATGGCGCACGGTCATCATTCCCATGGTGCGCCGATGAGCGAAGCAGAACAAAAGGCGTCGGAAGGGGTTTTTGATGATAACCAGGTGCAAAATAGGGCGCTGACCGACTGGGATGGCATGTGGCAATCTGTCTATCCGTATCTGGTCAGCGGCGAGCTTGATCCGGTCTTCAAAAAGAAAGCGGAGAAAGACAAAAGCAAAACGGCAGAACAAATTAAAGATTACTACCGTAAAGGTTATGCAACCAACGTAGACACCATCGGCATCGAAAATGACGTAATGGAATTTCACACCGGTAATCAGGTTGCATCATGTAAATACGACTACGCCGGTTATAAAATTCTGCACTATAAGTCAGGCAAGAAAGGTGTACGTTATCTGTTTGAGTGTAAAGACGCTAACAGCAAAGCACCTAAATACGTGCAATTCAGCGATCATATTATCGCGCCGCGTAAATCGAGCCACTTCCATATTTTTATGGGAAATACCTCGCAGGCAGCCTTGCTTGAAGAGATGGAAAACTGGCCTACCTACTACCCTTACCAGTTGAAGGGAGAAGAGGTTGTGGATGAGATGCTGCACCATTAA
- the leuE gene encoding leucine efflux protein LeuE: MFAEYGVLNYWTYLVGAIFIVLVPGPNTIFVLKNSVGRGVKGGYLAASGVFIGDAVLMFLAYAGVAALIKTTPVLFNIVRYLGAFYLLYLGAKILYATLKSKAGDAAPEEVPFGAIFKRALILSLTNPKAILFYVSFFVQFIDVNAPHSGLSFFILAITLEIVSFFYLSFLIFSGAFVTQYIRTKKKLAKVGNSLIGLIFVGFAARLATLQS; the protein is encoded by the coding sequence GTGTTCGCAGAGTATGGAGTTCTGAATTACTGGACGTATCTGGTGGGGGCTATTTTTATCGTGCTGGTACCGGGGCCAAATACGATATTTGTGTTGAAGAACAGCGTTGGTCGGGGAGTGAAGGGCGGTTATCTCGCCGCAAGCGGTGTGTTTATTGGCGATGCCGTGTTAATGTTTTTGGCCTATGCCGGAGTTGCCGCATTGATCAAAACAACGCCCGTTTTGTTCAACATCGTTCGCTATCTTGGCGCGTTTTATCTGCTGTACCTCGGTGCGAAGATCCTGTATGCAACACTGAAATCGAAAGCTGGCGATGCCGCGCCTGAAGAAGTCCCGTTTGGCGCTATTTTTAAACGTGCGTTAATTCTGAGCCTGACGAATCCTAAAGCTATTTTGTTTTATGTGTCGTTCTTCGTGCAGTTTATTGATGTCAATGCGCCGCACTCAGGGCTGTCATTCTTTATTTTGGCTATTACGCTTGAGATAGTGAGCTTTTTCTATCTGAGCTTTCTTATTTTCTCCGGCGCGTTCGTGACGCAGTATATCCGTACGAAGAAAAAACTGGCCAAAGTGGGTAATTCCCTTATTGGTCTGATTTTTGTTGGTTTTGCCGCTCGTCTGGCCACGCTTCAGTCGTGA
- the yeaR gene encoding DUF1971 domain-containing protein YeaR — MLQIPQNHIHTRSTPFWNKETAPAGIFERHLDKGTRAGVYPRLSVMQGAVKYLGYADEHSPEPVEVMVIEAGQFGVFPPEKWHNIEVMTDDTYFNIDFFVAPEVLMESANQRKVVRTGKE; from the coding sequence ATGCTTCAAATTCCACAGAACCATATCCATACACGCTCTACTCCATTCTGGAACAAAGAAACGGCACCTGCCGGAATTTTCGAACGCCACCTTGATAAAGGAACCCGTGCCGGGGTTTATCCTCGACTTTCGGTTATGCAGGGGGCGGTCAAATATCTCGGATACGCAGATGAACATAGCCCGGAGCCCGTAGAGGTGATGGTTATTGAAGCCGGTCAGTTTGGCGTTTTTCCACCGGAAAAATGGCATAACATCGAAGTGATGACCGACGACACTTACTTTAATATCGATTTTTTCGTTGCCCCGGAAGTTCTGATGGAGAGCGCGAATCAACGAAAAGTCGTGCGCACCGGCAAGGAGTAA
- a CDS encoding DUF1869 domain-containing protein — MGKATYTVTVTNNSNGVSVDYETEAPMTLLIPDVAAEVVKDLVNTVRSYDTENEHDVCGW; from the coding sequence ATGGGCAAAGCAACCTATACCGTAACAGTGACCAATAACAGCAACGGCGTGTCAGTCGATTATGAAACTGAAGCGCCGATGACGCTGTTGATTCCGGATGTGGCCGCTGAAGTGGTTAAAGACCTGGTCAATACGGTACGTTCATACGATACCGAGAATGAGCACGACGTCTGCGGCTGGTAG
- the fdhF gene encoding formate dehydrogenase subunit alpha, with the protein MKKITSVCPYCGAGCKLKLVVENNKIIRAEAAEGVTNQNQLCLKGYYGWDFLNDTRLLTPRLTRPMIRYEKGGKFTPVSWDEAIRYTAKRLSEIKNTYGPRAIMTTGSSRGTGNETNYVMQKFARGVLHTNNVDCCARVCHGPSVAGLQETLGNGAMSNSISDIENSKCLLIFGYNCADSHPIVARRVIKARQNGAKIIVCDPRRIETARIADQHLQLKNGCNMALVNAFGHVLIEEQLYDREYVQKHAEGLETYWETVKDYAPEAVEHLTGVPAQQVRQAMRTFAAAPSATVMWGMGVTQFGQAVDVVRGLSSLALLTGNLGRPNVGVGPVRGQNNVQGACDMGVLPNQFPGYQDVTDFTVREKFANAWGIDVNQMDDKVGTRITEVPHLAIEGKIKAYYIMGEDPLQTEADLGLVREGFNALDFIVVQDIFMTKTAEMADVLLPATSWGEHGGVFTCADRGFQRFEKAIEPSGDVKRDWEIISLLASEMGYPMRYQSNQQIWDEMRELCPLFYGVTYEKMGEMGHVQWPCPELDHPGTPYLYANSQFDTANGKGKLFAAQWRAPAEVPDEKYPLVLCTVREVGHYSCRSMTGNCAALQALADEPGYVQINTHDAEKLGIRHRDLVWVSSRRGKVISRADVSERINAGTVYMTYQWWIGACNELTQDNLDPISKTPETKYCAVSIEHISDQGWAEKYAAQTYSDMKSRLCEAIA; encoded by the coding sequence ATGAAAAAAATCACCAGTGTATGCCCATACTGTGGGGCCGGGTGCAAGCTCAAGCTTGTTGTTGAGAATAACAAAATCATCCGCGCCGAGGCCGCAGAGGGTGTAACGAACCAAAATCAGTTATGCCTGAAAGGCTACTATGGTTGGGATTTTCTTAACGACACTCGCCTTCTGACTCCCCGTCTGACTCGCCCGATGATCCGTTATGAAAAAGGTGGAAAATTCACTCCCGTTAGCTGGGATGAAGCCATTCGTTACACCGCAAAACGCTTATCTGAAATCAAAAATACCTATGGCCCCCGCGCCATTATGACCACCGGGTCTTCACGTGGAACAGGGAATGAAACCAACTACGTGATGCAAAAATTCGCACGTGGCGTTCTCCATACCAATAATGTCGATTGCTGCGCCCGTGTCTGTCACGGCCCTTCCGTTGCCGGGTTACAGGAAACATTAGGCAATGGCGCCATGAGCAATTCCATCAGCGACATTGAAAACTCAAAATGCCTGCTGATCTTTGGCTATAACTGCGCCGACTCGCACCCGATCGTGGCTCGCCGGGTAATTAAAGCTCGCCAGAACGGCGCAAAAATCATTGTCTGCGACCCACGTCGTATTGAAACTGCTCGTATAGCTGACCAACATTTGCAGTTAAAAAACGGTTGTAATATGGCACTGGTTAACGCCTTTGGCCATGTCCTCATCGAAGAGCAACTCTACGATCGCGAGTATGTACAAAAGCATGCGGAAGGACTGGAAACATACTGGGAAACCGTGAAGGACTATGCACCTGAAGCCGTTGAACATTTAACGGGTGTTCCCGCACAGCAGGTTCGTCAGGCGATGCGTACATTTGCCGCAGCGCCATCGGCAACCGTGATGTGGGGAATGGGCGTCACCCAGTTTGGCCAGGCCGTTGACGTGGTTCGTGGTTTGTCGAGCCTGGCGTTGCTGACCGGCAATCTGGGACGTCCTAACGTCGGCGTTGGGCCGGTGCGTGGGCAGAATAACGTGCAAGGCGCGTGCGATATGGGGGTACTGCCTAACCAGTTCCCTGGGTATCAGGACGTGACCGATTTCACCGTCAGGGAGAAATTCGCCAACGCCTGGGGCATTGACGTCAATCAGATGGATGACAAGGTTGGGACGCGCATCACCGAAGTTCCGCATCTGGCTATTGAAGGCAAAATTAAAGCCTACTACATCATGGGGGAGGATCCGTTGCAAACCGAGGCCGATTTAGGTCTGGTCCGCGAAGGGTTTAACGCGCTCGATTTTATTGTCGTGCAGGATATCTTCATGACCAAGACAGCGGAAATGGCCGACGTCCTCCTGCCGGCCACCTCCTGGGGCGAACACGGCGGCGTCTTTACCTGCGCCGATCGTGGATTCCAGCGTTTTGAAAAAGCGATTGAACCCTCAGGTGATGTCAAGCGTGACTGGGAGATCATCAGCCTGCTGGCCAGTGAAATGGGCTATCCCATGCGGTATCAAAGTAACCAGCAAATCTGGGATGAGATGCGCGAGCTGTGCCCGCTGTTCTACGGCGTAACCTATGAGAAAATGGGTGAAATGGGGCATGTTCAGTGGCCATGTCCGGAGCTCGATCACCCCGGCACACCTTACCTTTACGCGAACAGCCAGTTTGATACCGCCAATGGCAAAGGCAAACTGTTTGCCGCACAATGGCGAGCACCCGCAGAGGTTCCTGATGAAAAGTATCCGCTGGTCCTGTGTACCGTGCGTGAAGTTGGGCACTACTCCTGTCGTTCAATGACCGGCAACTGCGCAGCGCTGCAAGCCCTGGCAGATGAGCCTGGGTACGTGCAAATCAATACTCATGATGCAGAAAAACTGGGTATTCGTCATCGTGACCTGGTATGGGTCAGCTCGCGTCGTGGTAAGGTCATCAGCCGCGCCGATGTATCCGAGCGTATCAATGCCGGAACGGTGTATATGACCTACCAATGGTGGATTGGTGCGTGTAACGAGTTAACCCAGGATAACCTCGATCCTATTTCGAAAACGCCGGAAACCAAATATTGCGCCGTAAGTATTGAGCACATTAGCGATCAGGGATGGGCTGAAAAGTATGCCGCACAGACGTATAGCGACATGAAATCACGCTTGTGCGAGGCCATTGCGTAA
- a CDS encoding GlsB/YeaQ/YmgE family stress response membrane protein: MGIISWVIFGLIAGILAKWIMPGKDGGGFFMTIILGVVGAVVGGWISTFFGFGKVDGFNFGSFVVAVIGAIVVLFIYRKVKS; this comes from the coding sequence ATGGGCATTATTTCATGGGTGATTTTCGGTCTTATCGCTGGGATTTTGGCAAAATGGATTATGCCGGGTAAAGATGGCGGCGGATTCTTTATGACCATCATCTTAGGGGTTGTCGGTGCGGTAGTGGGTGGCTGGATCAGTACCTTCTTTGGTTTTGGTAAAGTTGATGGTTTCAATTTTGGCAGTTTTGTCGTAGCGGTTATCGGTGCGATTGTGGTGCTGTTTATCTATAGAAAAGTCAAAAGTTAA
- the yoaJ gene encoding protein YoaJ, with amino-acid sequence MKKTTLIMIGVAIIVVLGTELGWW; translated from the coding sequence ATGAAAAAAACAACGCTTATTATGATTGGCGTGGCTATCATCGTGGTTCTGGGCACGGAACTGGGGTGGTGGTAA
- a CDS encoding YoaK family small membrane protein has protein sequence MRLGIIFPVIIFISAVVFLSWFFIGGYAAPGA, from the coding sequence ATGCGACTCGGTATTATTTTCCCTGTCATTATTTTCATTTCCGCTGTCGTTTTCTTATCCTGGTTTTTTATTGGCGGTTACGCTGCGCCTGGAGCATAA
- a CDS encoding sensor domain-containing diguanylate cyclase has translation MSDMILARVSQSLATEQSVESLVRQLLEMLEVVTEMESTYLTKVDLDARLQHILYARNSCQMQIPEGLSVPWDETLCKRAIEENCLYSDNVPVRWPECTTARALDITTFLSTPVHLPDGTFYGTLCATSRRQHALSERGEQVLHLFAGLIAQSIQKESLVAQLREANAALIAHSYTDALTGLPNRRAIFENVETLFSLARHLRQKIVVAYIDLDDFKLINDRFGHEVGDQFLIQIGHRLLRKCSDNDILGRLGGDEFLVARLSPDDDREQRVRLQQVKHQLQQQICGDYHLGDIHLFYPGASLGVVEIDPLETDVNCALHLADSAMYKDKKRQDKTAFVVH, from the coding sequence ATGTCGGACATGATCCTTGCCAGAGTCTCACAATCCTTAGCCACGGAGCAGTCAGTTGAGAGTCTGGTACGCCAACTTCTGGAAATGCTGGAAGTAGTGACTGAGATGGAATCTACATACTTGACCAAGGTCGATCTGGATGCCCGTCTGCAGCATATTCTGTATGCGCGTAATAGCTGCCAAATGCAGATCCCCGAAGGGCTGTCCGTACCGTGGGATGAGACGCTGTGCAAACGCGCTATTGAGGAAAACTGTCTGTACAGCGACAACGTGCCCGTACGATGGCCGGAATGTACCACCGCTCGCGCACTGGACATCACCACTTTTCTGAGTACTCCCGTTCATCTTCCGGACGGAACGTTTTACGGTACGCTCTGCGCCACCAGTCGCCGCCAGCATGCGTTAAGCGAACGTGGTGAACAGGTGTTGCATCTGTTTGCCGGACTAATCGCCCAGTCTATTCAAAAAGAGTCGCTGGTTGCTCAGTTACGTGAAGCGAACGCTGCGCTGATTGCTCACTCCTACACCGATGCCCTGACCGGATTACCGAATCGGCGCGCAATTTTTGAAAATGTAGAGACCCTTTTTTCGCTCGCCCGCCACCTCAGGCAGAAGATAGTTGTCGCCTATATCGATTTGGATGATTTCAAATTGATCAATGACCGCTTTGGCCACGAGGTTGGCGACCAGTTCCTGATCCAGATTGGGCACCGCCTGCTGCGTAAATGTAGTGATAATGACATTCTCGGTCGACTGGGCGGTGACGAATTTTTAGTCGCTCGCCTGTCGCCGGATGATGACAGGGAGCAACGCGTTCGTCTGCAGCAGGTGAAACATCAGTTGCAGCAGCAAATTTGCGGCGACTACCACCTGGGCGATATTCATCTGTTTTATCCTGGCGCCAGTCTGGGCGTGGTGGAAATTGATCCGCTGGAGACTGATGTAAACTGTGCGCTTCACCTCGCAGACAGCGCAATGTACAAGGATAAAAAACGTCAGGATAAAACCGCTTTTGTCGTACATTAA
- a CDS encoding DUF333 domain-containing protein, giving the protein MKLASIILPGLLVLAGCTTQPDAPKPPKIGMANPASVYCEQKGGTLVAVQTPQGVRSDCKLPGGEVIDEWALWRRDHPTAGK; this is encoded by the coding sequence ATGAAACTAGCGTCTATTATTTTGCCCGGCTTGCTGGTGCTGGCGGGGTGTACAACGCAGCCTGATGCCCCTAAACCACCAAAAATCGGCATGGCGAATCCGGCATCGGTGTATTGCGAACAAAAGGGCGGTACGCTGGTTGCGGTGCAGACTCCGCAAGGCGTAAGGTCAGACTGCAAACTACCCGGAGGGGAAGTGATTGATGAATGGGCGCTCTGGCGTAGAGATCATCCGACAGCGGGCAAGTGA
- a CDS encoding DUF488 domain-containing protein, producing MNIQCKRVYDPAEKSDGYRVLVDRLWPRGVKKSDLIFNEWNKALTPSSDLRKAFHAELIDFSHFSEQYRAELAQQQQEGKRLAEIARQQTLTLLYAAKNTQQNHALVLAEWLRQC from the coding sequence ATGAATATTCAGTGCAAACGTGTGTATGACCCGGCAGAAAAAAGCGATGGTTACCGCGTGTTGGTCGACCGGTTATGGCCTCGCGGGGTGAAAAAGAGCGATCTTATTTTCAACGAATGGAATAAAGCACTTACCCCGTCATCTGATTTACGTAAGGCATTCCACGCAGAGTTGATTGATTTCTCGCATTTTTCTGAGCAATATCGCGCTGAACTGGCTCAACAGCAGCAAGAAGGAAAGCGCCTCGCAGAGATTGCCCGACAGCAAACCTTAACGCTACTGTATGCGGCGAAAAATACCCAGCAAAACCACGCGCTGGTGCTCGCTGAGTGGCTACGTCAATGCTGA
- a CDS encoding CTP synthase, which yields MEISPIKDTLRIALVGDYNPDIVAHQAIPLAIDDAAAVLELVADYDWLTTSDISSSEDLVGYDAIWVVPGSPYRHLEGALIAISYARENSIPFLGTCGGFQHAILEYARNVLGWIDAAHAETDTTGRMVIAPLTCSLVEKTDDIELRANTLIAKAYGRDVISEGYHCNYGVSEDFAAELERGDLRVTGWDEAGDIRAIELVTHPFYVGTLFQHERGALAGKPVPLVQAMLRAARG from the coding sequence ATGGAAATTTCCCCGATTAAAGATACGCTTCGCATTGCGCTGGTGGGCGATTACAACCCCGATATTGTGGCGCATCAGGCTATTCCTCTTGCCATTGATGATGCCGCTGCCGTCCTGGAATTAGTGGCTGATTATGACTGGCTAACCACATCTGATATCAGCAGCAGTGAGGACCTGGTAGGTTATGATGCCATTTGGGTCGTTCCAGGCAGTCCTTATCGCCACCTGGAAGGGGCGCTGATCGCGATAAGCTATGCGCGTGAAAACAGCATCCCATTCCTGGGTACCTGTGGCGGCTTTCAACATGCCATTCTGGAGTATGCCCGCAACGTGCTGGGCTGGATCGACGCCGCCCACGCGGAGACGGACACCACGGGTCGGATGGTGATAGCACCGTTGACCTGCTCGCTGGTAGAAAAAACGGATGATATTGAGCTTCGGGCCAATACGCTGATTGCCAAAGCCTACGGACGGGATGTTATCTCGGAGGGATATCACTGCAACTACGGCGTATCGGAAGATTTTGCCGCTGAGCTGGAGCGTGGCGATCTCCGTGTGACCGGTTGGGATGAGGCTGGTGATATTCGTGCCATTGAGCTGGTGACACATCCATTTTATGTCGGCACGCTCTTTCAGCATGAACGCGGAGCGCTGGCGGGAAAACCCGTACCTCTGGTTCAGGCGATGCTGCGCGCCGCGCGCGGATAA
- a CDS encoding CynX/NimT family MFS transporter: MITTPSSRGKNAALLIAGILMIATTLRVTFTGAAPLLDAIRADYGLSTAQTGLLTTLPLLAFALVSPLAAAVARRWGIERSLFAAMLLICVGIAIRSLPSSGFLFSGTAIIGCGIALGNVLLPGLIKRDFSQHVAKLTGAYSLTMGAAAALGSAIVVPLALNGFGWRGALMVLMAFPLLALIIWLPQCRQTAHASLSNSRALHSRAIWRSGLAWQVTLFLGINSLVYYVIIGWLPAILISHGYSESQAGSLHGLLQLATAAPGILIPLVLNRFKDQRAIAALVSLMCAVGAAGFAIMPDQALLWTILFGFGSGATMILGLTFIGLRASSAHQAAALSGMAQSVGYLLAACGPPLMGKIHDLNGSWLIPLTGVAVLAMLMAVFGLCAGRNREIASA; the protein is encoded by the coding sequence ATGATTACTACACCTTCCTCCCGTGGCAAAAATGCAGCGTTGCTGATCGCGGGGATCCTGATGATTGCCACCACACTGCGCGTCACCTTTACCGGCGCAGCCCCGTTGCTGGATGCCATTCGCGCCGACTACGGTTTGAGTACCGCCCAGACTGGACTTCTGACTACCCTGCCGCTGCTGGCCTTCGCGCTGGTATCACCCCTGGCTGCCGCCGTTGCGCGCCGCTGGGGCATCGAACGTAGCCTGTTTGCCGCGATGCTGTTGATTTGCGTAGGTATTGCGATTCGTTCGCTGCCTTCCTCAGGGTTCCTGTTTAGCGGTACCGCCATCATTGGTTGCGGAATCGCGTTGGGAAATGTGCTGTTACCCGGATTGATTAAGCGAGATTTTTCCCAGCATGTGGCGAAACTCACTGGCGCATACTCGCTGACCATGGGCGCGGCGGCGGCACTAGGCTCGGCAATTGTGGTTCCATTGGCACTAAATGGATTTGGCTGGCGCGGTGCGTTGATGGTGCTGATGGCCTTCCCGCTGCTGGCGCTGATTATCTGGTTGCCCCAATGCCGCCAGACTGCTCATGCCAGCCTGAGTAACTCGCGCGCCTTGCATTCCCGCGCGATCTGGCGCTCTGGCCTAGCCTGGCAAGTGACGCTGTTTCTGGGGATCAACTCCCTTGTCTATTACGTCATCATCGGCTGGCTACCCGCCATTTTAATTAGCCATGGCTACAGTGAATCTCAGGCCGGTTCGTTGCATGGTTTACTGCAGCTGGCGACTGCCGCGCCGGGAATATTGATCCCTCTCGTCCTGAACAGATTTAAGGATCAGCGCGCCATCGCCGCTCTGGTTTCGTTAATGTGCGCCGTCGGCGCGGCGGGATTCGCCATAATGCCCGACCAGGCATTGCTATGGACCATCCTGTTTGGCTTTGGCTCAGGCGCGACGATGATCCTTGGCTTAACCTTTATTGGCCTGCGCGCAAGCTCAGCGCATCAGGCTGCCGCTCTCTCCGGCATGGCACAGTCTGTCGGATATTTACTGGCCGCCTGTGGGCCACCGCTGATGGGGAAAATTCACGACCTCAACGGTAGTTGGCTGATTCCATTAACGGGTGTCGCCGTGTTAGCGATGCTGATGGCGGTGTTTGGTTTGTGCGCGGGGCGCAATCGGGAGATCGCGAGCGCATAA